The window ATTAGATATGAGTAAAGCAAAAGGGAATTCTTTTAAACCAGTTAATAAAATTTATGATTCAGGTGATTATGAAAAGCAAAATCAGGAGTCTCAAGGGTTAGCGGAAACACATGAACAAGTGAGTGATGCGTATATGGTGGGTGACATTCTCACACATGACCCTTCCAATCAAGATAAGGGTGACAAATAATATATAAAAAACCGCTTACCAGAGAAATCTCTGGTGAGCGGTTTTTTAAGTAAGCTCCAGTTGTCGGGTTTCTTTGCCAAAAAACGCAACGGCAGCTACGCCAATCACAATGCTAATGCAGAAAATCGTAAAAATATACGAAATAGAATAGTCAGCACTGACAAGAGTACCTACGAGGAGCGGACCTAGGATTCCTCCCACTCTGCCGACCGCTGCTGCCATACCTGATCCGGTTCCGCGGATAACAGCAGGATACTGTTCAGGGCTATAAGCATATAGAGCACCCCAGGCGCCAAGATTAAAGAATGACAATAAAACTCCTGAAAGCATCAGCATGAAAGTAGACTCTGCATTCCCAAAGGCAAGCGCTGAGGCTGCGGTGCCTAATAAATAGGTAACAAGAACAAATTTTCGTCCCATCCTTTCTATTAACCAGGCAGCAGAATAATATCCGGGCAGCTGTGCTAGTGTCATGATCAGCACATATTCAAAGCTCTGGATCATACTAAACCCCTTCATAACCATCACGCTTGGAAGCCAAAGAAACATTCCGTAGTAGGAAAAGACTACTGTGAACCAAAGCACCCACAGGACAAAGGTCGAGCGAGCGTACTCCTTTGACCATACCTCGGTAATGTTTTGCCAGGCTGTCCTTTTTTTCATTTTATTAGGTGAAAAGGCTGGAGAATCGGGCAATTTCAATCGTAGATATAAAGCATAAAGGGCAGGTAGAGCGCTGATAATGAGCGCAATTTCCCATCCGTAGGATGGAATGACAAAGTAAGAGATTAATGCAGCAAGCAGCCAGCCAAACGCCCAGAAGCTTTCCAGTAAAACGATGACACGACCACGATCTTTTGCCGGTACGCTTTCGGAAACGAGTGTTGAGGCAACCGGTAGTTCACCACCAAGTCCCATCCCCACAATAAAACGTAAAACAAGGAATGCAGACAGGGTTGTCGTGAATGCTGAAAAGCCGCTGGCTAGAGAAAACATAAGCAGGGTAATGATAAAAATATTCTTCCGCCCTATCCGATCTGCCATAATGCCAAATAAAAATGCTCCAACAGCCATACCGATTGAATTAACACTGCCAATCCAGCCCATCTGTCCTGGCGAT of the Bacillus tuaregi genome contains:
- a CDS encoding YozQ family protein codes for the protein MSKAKGNSFKPVNKIYDSGDYEKQNQESQGLAETHEQVSDAYMVGDILTHDPSNQDKGDK
- a CDS encoding MFS transporter, which produces MTKKSISQKKLLSVAGLGWMFDAMDVGMLSFIIAALSADWGLSPGQMGWIGSVNSIGMAVGAFLFGIMADRIGRKNIFIITLLMFSLASGFSAFTTTLSAFLVLRFIVGMGLGGELPVASTLVSESVPAKDRGRVIVLLESFWAFGWLLAALISYFVIPSYGWEIALIISALPALYALYLRLKLPDSPAFSPNKMKKRTAWQNITEVWSKEYARSTFVLWVLWFTVVFSYYGMFLWLPSVMVMKGFSMIQSFEYVLIMTLAQLPGYYSAAWLIERMGRKFVLVTYLLGTAASALAFGNAESTFMLMLSGVLLSFFNLGAWGALYAYSPEQYPAVIRGTGSGMAAAVGRVGGILGPLLVGTLVSADYSISYIFTIFCISIVIGVAAVAFFGKETRQLELT